GCAACGACAGGAAAGCGCGCCGCCCCGCCCCGGTCATCGAGCGGTCTCGACAGGCGCAGCACGGGTCCCCGTGCGGCAATGACCCGCCGATGGAGCTCGGTGATCTCCAGCCGCATCGACACCGGGGCGCCGATCTCATGGATCATTCCCTCCTTCTTGAGGTGGGAGAGAAACGAGCCGAGATCGGGAAAGAGTGGCAGACGACGCTGGTGCATAAAACGGCCCGGAACGCAAAATCGATGGCACGGCGCTGCGGAGAGTTCTTTGCGAAATCGCAAAGAGGCGCGTTTCGGGGTGCGTTAAAAATATGACGATGCAGGGAGGCGGTGTCGGTACGGATGATCGGCAAAACCATCGGACTTGGCACAGCACGGTTGCCACTGCTCGCGGCCGGCCGGGCGGGCGCGAAATGACGGCGGGCTTTGTGGAGGCCAGGTTGCCGGATTTCGTCAACCGCCTGCTCCCTGCATTCGCGGGACTGCCGCTCGGCCCGATGCTGACGCTCTCGCTGCGCGCCCTGGCAAGGCGCCGGCCGGCTCTGTTCGAACGGCTGGGCGAGCACCGCCGCGAACGTTACTTCATCGATCCCGTCGATCTCGCCTTCGCCTTCACGGTCGTCCCCGACGGGGAACAGGCGATTGTGCAGGCCGCCCGCAAGAGCGAGGCGTCCACCTGCGGCGTCGTCATCCGCGGTCCGCTGCTCACCCTGCTGGCGCTGCTGGATGGCACGTTCGACGGCGACGCGCTGTTCTTCAACCGGGTCATCTCGATCAGCGGCCGCACCGAGGCTGTGCTGGCGCTGCGCAACGCCATCGAGGACGCCGAGTTGCGTCCGTCCGATCTCGTCGGAGTCCGCGGGACACTGGCGCGGCTGCT
The window above is part of the Rhizobiaceae bacterium genome. Proteins encoded here:
- a CDS encoding SCP2 sterol-binding domain-containing protein, which encodes MTAGFVEARLPDFVNRLLPAFAGLPLGPMLTLSLRALARRRPALFERLGEHRRERYFIDPVDLAFAFTVVPDGEQAIVQAARKSEASTCGVVIRGPLLTLLALLDGTFDGDALFFNRVISISGRTEAVLALRNAIEDAELRPSDLVGVRGTLARLLDAGILGGLDTARRFAASAPARRES